The following proteins come from a genomic window of Lolium rigidum isolate FL_2022 chromosome 5, APGP_CSIRO_Lrig_0.1, whole genome shotgun sequence:
- the LOC124654027 gene encoding peptidyl-prolyl cis-trans isomerase CYP21-1-like, protein MLRKVAAGFLACAALYLAFSYLRRERITEVQLPAVTHRVYLDVEIDGQNIGRIVIGLYGEVVPKTVENFRALCTGEKGVGANGKSLHYKGTPFHRIIPGFMIQGGDIIRGDGKGSESIYGGTFSDENFSVKHTHPGVVAMSNSGTDSNGSQFYITTIKTSWLDGEHVVFGRVIQGMDYVYAIEGGAGTYNGKPRKKALITDSGEIPKEKWTEEIQ, encoded by the exons ATGCTGCGGAAGGTGGCCGCCGGCTTCCTCGCCTGCGCCGCCCTCTACCTCGCCTTCTCCTACCTCCGTCGCGAG AGGATTACAGAGGTTCAGTTACCAGCGGTTACTCATAGGGTATACCTGGATGTAGAGATTGATGGTCAAAATATAG GTAGAATTGTTATTGGTCTTTATGGGGAAGTTGTGCCAAAGACAGTTG AAAATTTCAGAGCCCTCTGTACAG GTGAAAAGGGTGTTGGGGCCAATGGTAAATCTCTTCATTATAAAGGAACACCATTTCATCGAATTATCCCAGGTTTCATGATTCAGGGTGGTGACATAATTAGAGGTGATGGGAAAGGAAGCGAGTCTATATATGGAGGCACCTTCTCAGATGAGAATTTCAGTGTGAAACATACGCATCCAG GTGTTGTTGCTATGTCAAATTCTGGAACCGATTCTAACGGATCCCAGTTCTACATAACCACAATCAAGACGAGCTG GTTGGATGGCGAGCATGTCGTCTTTGGCAGGGTGATTCAGGGAATGGACTACGTGTACGCCATTGAAGGTGGTGCTGGAACTTACAACGGCAAGCCGAGGAAGAAGGCACTGATCACTGACTCCGGAGAGATACCCAAGGAGAAATGGACCGAGGAAATTCAGTAG
- the LOC124657398 gene encoding uncharacterized protein LOC124657398: MEEDDQSVSDESVDGEKDYPYLNPPPYGYPDDGELPPFVLIEPNAYFANRDNATTASCQIRDLGGTFKVTFCTAHPPLVSYLCVHATAFDHTEFAVEPHIIATETNGSLILLRFVIGRDPCHMMSLARRQYFIYDASVPSLKHLPHPRFHIFTEHTVAIVRKCNKRSQGSRNDHHYSGGFILRPHGSSQEDHNCSNSNCDYVIAAHSGFSQQSSELCLYQSDTETWSMLPVVLKSYTRTSHRTSKTLTIGGDKGTVAWVDLSRNILLCDVLDKNPNLRSLELPPPILPTDAQDLGTPRSVRDIALLGSFIKYVDLQPFPVSSTSHAWKAAVWSIKAGSSSPKDWHMDYLLDSTEIPESSLPKLRVEEDAAQPTLSTLHIGLPLLSLLDDGIVYFLTKIDYHSISHVSWVLAVDMRNKTVQKVAEFSSRRTVGLAVGYIASRISNYLKGAPGAKQNMKGPGISFLRSSSKKHLGNCMVINLGGPSAERGFTLTAGQNAASAENMTSLNQH; the protein is encoded by the exons atggaagaagatgatcaATCTGTAAGTGACGAATCGGTGGACGGAGAGAAAGATTACCCGTACCTGAATCCTCCTCCATATGGCTACCCCGACGACGGCGAGCTGCCACCCTTCGTCCTCATCGAGCCAAACGCCTATTTTGCCAACCGCGACAACGCCACCACCGCCTCCTGCCAGATTAGGGATCTCGGGGGTACCTTCAAGGTCACCTTCTGCACCGCCCACCCGCCCCTCGTCTCCTACCTGTGTGTCCACGCCACCGCCTTCGACCACACCGAGTTCGCCGTCGAGCCCCACATCATCGCCACAGAGACCAACGGTAGCCTCATCCTCCTCCGCTTCGTCATCGGTAGAGATCCATGCCATATGATGTCACTCGCCCGACGGCAATACTTTATCTACGACGCCAGCGTCCCCTCGCTCAAGCACCTCCCGCATCCCCGCTTCCACATATTCACTGAGCACACGGTTGCCATTGTGCGCAAGTGCAACAAACGCAGCCAAGGCAGTAGGAACGACCACCACTACAGCGGTGGTTTCATCCTGCGCCCCCATGGGTCCAGTCAGGAGGATCACAACTGCAGCAACAGCAACTGCGACTACGTCATTGCCGCACATAGTGGATTCAGTCAACAATCTTCTGAACTCTGCCTTTATCAGTCTGATACAGAAACATGGAGCATGCTGCCGGTGGTACTTAAGTCATATACTCGTACATCCCACCGAACAAGCAAGACACTGACCATTGGAGGAGATAAAGGCACAGTGGCCTGGGTTGATCTCAGCCGTAATATCCTCTTGTGCGACGTGCTCGACAAAAACCCCAATCTTCGCTCTTTAGAACTGCCGCCACCGATCCTGCCAACCGATGCACAGGACTTAGGCACTCCACGGTCTGTTCGGGACATTGCTCTCCTTGGTAGCTTCATCAAGTACGTCGATCTGCAGCCTTTCCCTGTCTCCTCCACCTCCCATGCTTGGAAGGCCGCAGTATGGAGCATCAAGGCCGGGAGCTCCTCCCCAAAGGATTGGCACATGGATTACCTGCTCGATTCCACTGAAATACCTGAATCGTCGCTGCCTAAGTTGCGGGTTGAAGAGGATGCAGCTCAGCCAACCTTGTCGACTCTCCACATTGGACTACCTCTCCTGAGCCTGCTAGATGATGGCATCGTTTATTTCCTCACCAAGATTGACTACCATTCCATCTCCCACGTGTCATGGGTGCTTGCTGTTGATATGAGAAACAAGACTGTCCAGAAAGTGGCTGAGTTCAGCTCCAGGAGAACTGTTGGTTTAGCCGTGGGCTACATTGCAAGTAGGATCTCCAATTATCTGAAGGGCGCTCCAG GTGCAAAACAAAACATGAAAGGACCAGGGATATCGTTTTTGAGATCGTCTAGCAAGAAGCATCTTGGAAACTGCATGGTGATCAATTTGGGTGGTCCATCAGCGGAAAGAGGTTTCACCCTGACTGCCGGACAAAATGCTGCATCAGCAGAAAATATGACATCGTTAAATCAACACTGA